A genomic segment from Flexistipes sp. encodes:
- a CDS encoding 2-oxoacid:acceptor oxidoreductase family protein, with amino-acid sequence MYFDCIMAGHGGQGILSAGMILAHMAVHSDLHVTWFPSYGAEQRGGTANCAVVISSEEIGSPIISNPLYGLIMNYPSLVKFQPKFKKNAKAVVDLSLVSEEYLTREDVTFYGINATKTANELGSPKISNMVMIGGLLKVSKLFDIDVAKDMLKSALSKRHHDLLPLNREALQKGFDGIKEV; translated from the coding sequence ATGTATTTTGACTGTATAATGGCCGGTCACGGCGGACAGGGGATATTGAGTGCGGGTATGATTCTGGCACATATGGCAGTTCACAGCGACCTGCATGTGACATGGTTTCCGTCTTACGGAGCCGAACAGAGGGGCGGAACGGCAAACTGTGCTGTTGTGATTTCCAGTGAGGAAATAGGCTCTCCGATAATATCCAATCCTCTTTACGGACTTATTATGAACTACCCTTCTCTTGTTAAGTTTCAACCTAAATTCAAAAAAAACGCCAAAGCGGTGGTTGACTTATCTCTGGTTTCGGAAGAATATTTAACCAGAGAGGATGTTACCTTTTATGGAATAAATGCTACTAAAACTGCTAATGAGCTGGGCAGTCCGAAAATTTCAAATATGGTGATGATAGGAGGTCTTTTGAAGGTCTCAAAGCTTTTTGATATTGATGTTGCCAAAGATATGCTGAAAAGTGCATTGAGCAAAAGACATCATGATCTTCTTCCGCTAAACAGGGAAGCCCTCCAGAAAGGTTTTGACGGTATAAAAGAGGTGTAG
- a CDS encoding acylphosphatase — protein MPRYEIIVKGRVQGVGFRAFTESIADKLGIKGYVKNLPDGTVEVVAEGDDRALNELCSSLKAGPSMAYVDDLDIIEKEYTGEFRGFSVKF, from the coding sequence ATGCCGAGATATGAGATTATTGTTAAGGGCAGAGTACAGGGAGTTGGTTTTAGAGCTTTTACTGAAAGTATAGCTGATAAACTGGGAATTAAAGGCTATGTAAAAAACCTGCCTGACGGAACGGTTGAAGTAGTTGCTGAAGGGGATGACCGAGCATTGAACGAATTATGCAGCAGTCTGAAAGCCGGCCCGAGTATGGCGTATGTAGATGATCTTGACATTATTGAAAAGGAATACACAGGTGAATTCAGGGGTTTTTCTGTTAAATTCTGA